From the genome of Diorhabda carinulata isolate Delta chromosome 2, icDioCari1.1, whole genome shotgun sequence:
cttttttatcatgCATACCTTATgcctaaaattattagttctagaaatattttgatgtttctgtGCGAAACAATGATTATATACCTATATCTTATCCTCAATTATGAGTTAACTATGATATATTTGTCAACAACTGATAATCCTTCAAATTTTCACATTGATATTTGAAAGGATAAAGGaggcactgaactttatcaGACTAATCAATCACCCTCATAGATCACTGGATTGGTGAAAACCATGTTGAAGTCTACCATAGgatgaaataaaaaaggtatacttatcactttgtattctttttcataatttcaccTCCACAAATACACAGATTctttaaaaatgacattttatcTATAAAGTAAAAGTAAATTTCAAGTTCGAAATAGatacatataattttaattaaacaatatatatatacagtaacAGATACAATAAAACAGACTTTGTAAAAGTGGATTTGTTTAACACTAGATTTAAACATCATTCAACTAACAATTTTACGTTTAAAACGAATATAGATATCAAAATCCTAATATGCgtgatttttgataaatagaCCAGCATCTCCAGCCTTTCCTTCTACGCTACCAGCTACATATTTACCCATAGAAGCTTCACCATTAGCctataaaattatacaataaatcaGTTATTTCAAACATAATTATCATTAACTTTTTGTTTCTTACAGAAGCAActtgtaattttaaattgaaaaaataggaaaatgtaTAGCTAAATTTAGTAATGGTTGGTTTGTTAGCAAAATTTTCCAAGATTTATGAACACATATGAATACTTTTCGTTCCTATGTAGAACATATAAATTTGCTAAAGTGTAAATAGTTTGTTTTGCGGCCTAGTGCtaacaaaactttaaaataaacaCTACCATTCGCCAAAATCATAATATTACCCACAAAGAGTGTTCCGCAACTATTGAAACATTATTCTCACGAGTACAAGAAAAAGAAACGTTCCAAGCTGCATAATAGTCCATTTCAAAGTATTGAAAAAGTTCCAAAAAACGGGAATAAGTTGAAGACCAGGCCAGAGCCTGACACAAATTCGAAACTAATTTATACTTCCAGGTTTCTTATGTACTTTGTTATTGCCAAGATTTAAGGCCCCGAGTGTCTGTAAATCAGCTTCTGTTAATCCTAGTACAATTACAGATTGCTATAAATTGTTTAGACTACAAAGACCAGTCATAGTTGCACGTAATATTCTCATATCAATCCAGATGTTGTTTAGATCCAAGGTATTGTGGCTTGACAACATAATAGCCTCTTACAAGCTCACAATTTACATGACCTATGAGAATCGAAGTATAACCAGCACATTCAAGCTGTAATTGATGATCTCCTTTTATAGTTCATAGTTGATTGAGGGTGGCCAAGGGGCCGTCGTGCCCCACTTGACTTTACCAAAGGCTAATGTgctttgagaagccgatcatGCACTAACGGCATTCTGGATTATCCGTGATGCCCATGTGTGGAGATGGCAGTGTCCGGTTAGAAGTCCGGACACTAGTCGGATTTTGTGCTTATTTAGTTGGGGCATTTATTTGGTGTGAGACCCACAAAGTCCAAAGTCCATCTATATGTGCCTTCGATTGTTTCATGCCAGGTCTCTCTACCCATCTCTGCCTACCTCGCCTTGCGAATATACCGTTGAGAGACGCTTTTAGCCATACCAAGGATGGTTATAGGCCCATCGGCGAGTTTGCCGATCCCAGCCTGGCGAGTGAGGCCGCCTCGTCACTGCCTTTGTTACCCAAGTGACCGAGCTTCCAAACGAGCTAGATCTTGCAGCCTTCAAGAGATTTTGCAGGACTGTTTTGCACTCTAGCACTAGCCTGAAGCACACCTTTTCAGCCGCTATGGCTTGTGTGGTAGCTCTACTGTCTAAGCAGATTGAGATTAGTGTGTCGATTGAGTATCGCGCGTTCGCTTTCCATCACAGCTATTACCTCGGCTTGGAAGACGGTAGCGTGTTACCCAAGCGAAAAAAGATTCGCTTATTTTAGAGTGTCCTCCAGCCAAGCCATTACTTCTGGAGCCTTCTATGTGCTCCATTATTCAATATACCGGATTTGGAGTCACCATTCCAATGATCCCGCTCAGTGATGTGTGCATCTAATCccttattaaattatatttttatagcttCTGTTATAAATTTCTTGTTAAACCTCTGTAGTTATTAAAATACTGGTTTAACTTAACGTTAATTGTTATTAATCTCTAATAGTGCTTCTGTATAGTAATTATTCGCTCAAATTTATTGCAATATTATTacgattaaaaattgaaattatgggTAGTGTATAATTGTAAGATCTTAAAACTTACCACAAACAAATATCTTTCTGGCTTTATCATTAATGTTAATCAACTCACCTTCGCACGTTTTAATAATTCCTGTTGTCCAGCTTGGACATTTTCATCTTTTCCTTGCCATGCTCTAAGGACTGAAGCTTGGAGAGCACGGCCGTAGCTAAAGGTGAGCGTCCAGGGTTTCTTTCCGGGGAACctataataatcaaataacaTCAGTAATGTCAACtatatgtaaatattagaaacattcaaaattttataatgatggtctttaattttgtaatgttatatttataatattcagtCAATGATACACTTTGAAATAGAAAGATAAACACAGAATGCACAGAATTTTTGCTATAAATTTCAGGCTGATTATTTAAGTTGGATAAGGGTCAGAGGAATATGATGTTACAACTCAAGCTAGTTCTACTATATGGGATTTGGTTGAGTGGATTAGAGGTGCAAAAAGTTACTATCATAATAATATGATAATGAATTAAAACATTGTAATGGTTAGTGTTTTCATGCCATTTCATTTATGAACTTCTTGATCGTAgagattttaatttatataaattttgtctATTATAAGTCCTAATTATGCtactttccaaattttgttaCGCGAATCCTCTGAAAACGGATGAAGTCTACAGATACATACTTATTAATAGCGTTTAAGTTAACTGTAGCTTCTTCTTCAGACTGTCCTCCAGACAAAAATGTTACTCCAGGCACAGCAGCAGGAACTCTGCGTTGGAAAGCCGTAACTGTAGCTTCTGCTACTTGTTCAGGAGTAGCTTTGTTTGGACAAGCTTGACCAGCTGTAACCATATTTGGTTTTAAAAGGGTACCTTCCAGGAAAACATTGTGATCAGCAAGAGcctaaaaattttatgtaattataaTGAACATAAATATATGTTTAGTTTACACATTATACCTTGTAAACGTAAGATAAAACAGTTTCAGTTGTCTTTTGACAAGTTAAAATATCATGGTCACCATCAGGTAAAATTTCTGGTTCCACAATGGGAACAATTCTGTTAGCCTGGCAGATTGAAGCATAACGGGCTAATACATTCGCGTTTTCAATTAATGATTGAATAGATGGTGTATTTGGGGAGATTTTCAAAACGCAACGCCATTTAGCAAAATGGCATCCATCTTTTTTATATTGAGCACATCGTTTAGCCAAATCGTCCAAacctgaaaaatgaaaattagtaattttttttgtgacgaaatgttttttattaataacattgTTGACAAAACTCTCGCACATGCCATATATTCCAAACTACAAATATAATACAACTACTTCCCTCTATTTACAGTTAGTATAGTTAGTATAACAATCACAAACTATGTACCAGGTTGTGTTTTACACCGTTGcatcttttttcaatttgcCTGTCCATAAAATTTACTATCACTAAAACTACTATATAAACCATGAAAACCATTTTTAATAGCACACAATTCACATCATTCACCAATCACTCCAGTTTTTGTGCAATGTGCATACTTCCACATCAAAACTTAGTATTAactaatattaagaaaatatattttcattttattatcagaaaaaagtTCATAAAGAACAAAATGACTGCCATATCTTATGTGGATATCAAGACTCATCAGTATCTGAAGTTAGCCGACTAAATCAAAGTCCTCAGACATGGTCGatttttcaataagttcaatgttttttacaataaatagtAATTTCTGGTTTTTTACCTACTAGGAGTTTATCAAAGGTAAAATACATTCAGGGCTGCTAATAAAAACTGCCAGTTCTTTGGAATAGATGAGGGAACTGCAATACATTATATACAACTATCAAGAAAATGTGTACCTTAACTACCCGAATAACATTCACAGTGAAAGAAGTTTGTGCCTTGCATCATACAAACTTTGGGTTCATAATAgtaaaccaataaaaatgtaaaaatataagtaagaaataataaataatcaattcatCAAAAAGTTGCACCACATATCTAGCAATGCATCTGGATTGAAAATGACTGAATATATAAGGATTATAGGTCAcatacaaaaaagttttgagAAGGATATTGGAGTAGTTTAAGTTTAGCCTTTACAATACTAACTCTACTTGGTACAGtccgaatgaaattatttcaataaatattctatGTTTAGTAAGATATCTCAACTTTGCAGATTAGTATACTACAAATGACTCAATTGACTTCTTTAGGACtagaaaaatactaaataacgtGCTTAAGTTGatctttataaatttcaataagcAGACAATTGCTActttgtaaatttattattcggGGTTAATCTAAGAATCAATTGTTAAAGAGTGCtgtgtatgtatatgtatatatagtttTGTGATCTCGTATACACTGTGTCCCCCTTTTTTGTTGCGATACTGGAGAGCCCAGTGTTCATaactgatccattaatcccactccttttaaaataTCTAGAATGTgtgatggctttaattgccagagatctccatcttctatttcaagcgccccaggtgtagtgctctggagttctttagagtttcacacttcgagataatgtggatagaggtttcatcCTCTGTGttacaaaatctgcacgccgcattatctgctaggtctagcgtcttcaggtgtttgttgaagCGACAGTACCCTGTTAGTATtcatagattgttcttacttaggttgacacattcagcagatctactctggttatagtttcccagaagagtctttgcctatctaagcccctgtaggttgtcccaataattgattttgctcctatctaccttcttttccagtactTTTTCCAtattctgtagctgataccacagcaGGGTTCGGGTCCCATGAAAGGCTTGTCTGtccccgctttagcgagcttatcagctattttaTTTCCCTTCGTTCCAGTGTGTACctgaatccattgtagggtaattttattttttttgcctaattcgtttaatttttcaagGCAATTCCAAACttgtttggattttatgatattggagcttagagcttcAATGACTGCTTGACTATCcgacaggatgatgatcttctgtttgcgatagttcctctctagattgaactgaccaaatttttcaattgcatagatttctgcttgaaaaatgcttggtgcgctGTCCTgactttcagagtgtttggttctgttTTTGATCCGTTTCTCTGTCACGCTTTTCAGTACTATGTAGAGAgggggagatttagaatcacttctggCAGAGCTGTTGGGCAAGATTTCATGTCCCCAGTTGCACAAAAGCAAGCCAGTCTTTGCACTTTTgagagattgttcctcgtggtaatcagactagttctagtaccccaaaccacTGCCCCATATGTAAGGATTGGTCTAAGAGTGCTGTGTAATAtttccaaaacatctatctccatcAGAAACTACtagttatattttaataaaaccaaCCAAATGACAAGACTCAACCGGAGATAACCCCAGTAGTTAGTTATTGTAATGTTACCATTActgtgatatttttgaaaatagtgacTTTGTATTTGTCAAAATGagattatttgttataatgTTAGTTAGTAAATCTTATCTCAAATAAAACCTTAGTGATGCTTAAcattcaattacatttttttaatggagaGGTACCGTTAAATTGTAATATATGTTaccattaatttgaaatttttgattacatcactcataaaataaaataataaaatacaaaattttttttttcaattctttgatcaatatttatcgagaaaaaaattattgaaaattttgaaggtagtttaaacatttcagtaataTTGTCATATTGCGTGActtcataggtataaaataaacactgaacatatgattcaaagtaaatacgacagttattctctcggttattctaaaataagtgttattattaatctttgattaatctgaaaaatggtatataaatccGGTTTTGTACCAGAATGTAAAAATACCACGATTAAAAcacttgataaattttttttcttgatacaaagaaattcgaatatactacaacaaaaatggtttgaaagtgttggtcgttttgacgatcctgcgagatgtagttatttttgttgctaggatcattttaatgtaagtaagattctaatttaacttattttaatattttatagtaattaagtttactatgcttttaatttttaacgtgattatgtaataatataagaacttaacctataaaagtattattcactttattcttatGTACGAGTATaaacaaatgttttattaaacgtaactaataaataaaaacactaTTACAATAGCACATTCcacgttgccggcaacgataactTCGTGTTCATCAAGCAGATAACTGCTCAATGTTTTTTAACCTATGACGTCACAACtaaaaaccaatgagaatcaTTTTcttatgtaattaaaaatttgaaattcttgcgattttcaataaaatatttagatgtaAATTcttcacttttaaataaatattttactttctgactttatttcatatcaagaacttataaaataaaccaaaaaataaatatttctcaaaaaatgctcttgaaaatatttctttcacaTAATTATATTTGGcagttaaaattaatttacctTGAGTGGTACATTCATTGTTACTTCCAAAAAGTGGTACAACGCCAGTGTCGACCTTAATTCCGGGaattattccttttttattcaaaagttctGGGAAAGGAGTACCATCATCAGCTTTTTGGTAGACAGTTTCGTGGAAAAAGATTACACCAGAAATGTTATCGGCCAGTGACTTGTCGGTGGTAAGAAGTAGTTGTCtataagaacaaaaataatttataaatatataaattcaatagtAGATTTATATTGTAGTATTTGATAAAAACCGTTAATCTACagtaaaattatgaagtaaCTGCAAGTTATAAATAAACTTAGCACTTGTAACAAGGaagtttttctataatatacaatttatatatttgaaaaagtcgAAGAAATCTAATATTATCAgcattttaatgaatttaaacaagctttagtaatatttttgtgttctctaaagattaatttctttaaaaagtctaataattagtataatctataattatttttggaatagAATTATTAAATAGGGAAGTATGGTTTGTTATAGTTGCACATGGGATAGAAGGAAGAAAAagattcatttttatgaaaatgtcATGAAAGGTAGATGTAATTCATGGAAGACCCTAAACGAAATAGTAGAGTCGGTAATCATAACgaagaattttatattatatcataataaatacataattcaaAGGAAATATTCATAAACTACGGGATCCGACAGAGGTTGTCCTGCTTGATATACCAAGCGATTAGGATATTAAACAAAGTAAGAATTGAaagacaaataatataataattttgttattctttattttgaaatatatcaatttttctaaaaacaattcgttataatcaaaaatgtttgtttaattttatcttaatgcaatttgatgaacaatatttttagtcAATTCTTCAAGTTTGTGATACCTTCTTTTTTAAATACCCTTGGTTTGTTGGAATTTCCAATCACAAGTGGTTACAACTTGTCGCCTGTCGAACTGCGGCAAAACAGGACGCTCAATATTTCTTTCGATAACTTGCTTCCTTTGCATGAGCCTTTCTTCTTCAGGTAGGACTTCCGCAGAGACTGCCGATACATTAAAGCTCTCTCTTCAGCATTGAAGCGGCCTTTTGGATGGTAATCTTTCAACAAatgaggaattttttttaatcacttttttcTTCGAGTCAATACTTGCAGCCTCTCCACAAATTTTGTGTTATTCAATCTAGCAGCAATTTCTTTTGCTTTGCTACAATAAAATCAGCTGCTCGGCATTTCGTGAAAATTGCAAAACTTTTGATTTATCTCGTGGTTCTCATTTTGACGCATCTTTCTTCTACGATCATCCGAGAAACTATCTCAACAACGCTAGCTCGATTTTTTACAATAGTGGTTACAGTAGCAGTTTCGATgtcaaaattctcaaaaattttccTGTAACTCATACCCCGGTCAACAAAGTCGATAATCTGGTTTTTCTTGTCGACGGTTAAATCATTCGGAGTCTTTCGTTTAATGAGCTTGAAATATTGACATAATGACAACAAAATATGGAGAGACAAGCGTAGGATACTTCGGCTCACACTACACTGTACACTTGTCATTGTTTATGGTAATTTGTATAAGTTGAGAAGTCAAAGGAATCATTTTTATGGCGAAGAAATTGTACAACATACAAGATAGAGAGGTGTACAACTTAGACAAAAATTCTCCCATGAGTCAATGTAATTCATTTGGTTCTATCAAAATGCGTACAACATAAAGAGGTTTCACTGTATATAATATCAAAACACAGCGTATACAAAAATTGAATGCATTGAATAAATACAtacacaaaatgaatgaaatgaatgCATAAATGcatatacaaaaattcattcaagTCGATTCAGCAGTTTACTTGCAGTATAGATAAATAACCTAGATACCGACTGCAGCGCCATCTTCC
Proteins encoded in this window:
- the LOC130904255 gene encoding fructose-bisphosphate aldolase-like → MTTSWNYPDQATQDELKKIASAIVAPGKGILAADESVATMGKRLADIGVENTEENRRKYRQLLLTTDKSLADNISGVIFFHETVYQKADDGTPFPELLNKKGIIPGIKVDTGVVPLFGSNNECTTQGLDDLAKRCAQYKKDGCHFAKWRCVLKISPNTPSIQSLIENANVLARYASICQANRIVPIVEPEILPDGDHDILTCQKTTETVLSYVYKALADHNVFLEGTLLKPNMVTAGQACPNKATPEQVAEATVTAFQRRVPAAVPGVTFLSGGQSEEEATVNLNAINKFPGKKPWTLTFSYGRALQASVLRAWQGKDENVQAGQQELLKRAKANGEASMGKYVAGSVEGKAGDAGLFIKNHAY